AAAATACTAATAAAAACTGCGAAGGTAGCCGATAAATTGGAAAATTACGGTAACGTAAAGCCACCAATTTTATTCGACTTAATCTTATATGTTTTTGGTTTCTAATAAAATCTTCTTTAAAGCGAATGCTTAATGAAACTATACCGCCGCTAGTAGCAACCACTTGGCCTATTAGCAAACCAAAAGGTTTAATAGCAAGAAAACCAAGAACTAGTTTTATAAGATTACCAGTAAGGCTTTGAATAGCTGTCGTATGAGCTATAGGCTTGTATGCACGCTTACGTGTAGCCCAAATTGATAATATCTCATAACCACTTCCACCAACTAAGCCAAGAAAAATTAACCACCAATATGGCTCTAACATTTGCATAGAAAAATAGCTGAACAACCTTTCCCCAAATAAAAATAATAAAAACGCAACTATTAGGCTCATAAAAAACATTAAAAAGACTGATAGCAACATCAAATTAATAGCTATACCATCGTTTCTAGGCAATGGTACGGCTAGCACATAACGCAATGTAACAATGGGTGCTAACATCGACACTACAGAGATAAAAAATGCAAGCATCCCAAAATCTTCAGGGCTATATAAACGCGTAAGAATAGGAATAGATGCAAATCCTATTATACGTGCAACTATACTTCCCATAGCAAGCGTCAGCATACCATTAAGAACCACACTAGCTGGACCAGAAAATGCTTTGTTTTTCCATAGCTTCAATTTAAAGAATTTTTTTTGATTAGAAGTTGTCATTAGTTGCCATTCTGTATGCCATAAAACTTAAAAGAGACATCTAAATATAGCACTCACTATTAATTTAAAAGCTATGCCAACAATCGTAAAAAATACAATCGTAATAAAAAATCAGAAACCCTTAATTTATAATAAAATTATTGCTTTTTAATCAGCTCAATAAAATATATTGATTAATAATATTTAATCGTGCTGACTAAACGCTTAGTTTCTTGATCACTATGTGTACTTAATCTTCGCTGCATTTACTGCAATCTATTCATGTTTAATATGTACCATGGCATTGCTAGATCTATACCTTTTTCTATTTTAAATTCCGGACGGTATCCTAAATACTTTGTCGCTCTTCCGATATCCGCTTGTGAATGGCGTACATCGCCTGATCTAAAGGCTCTGTGCTGCTGGGTTTTGGGGTAATATATACCATTAACTTTCAATGCTTTTTGTATAGCAGCAAACAGTTCGTTCAGAGTTGTTCGGTCACCCAAGGCAACGTTGTATACTAAATTTTTGGCATCTACATTCTCAGTAGTTGCTGCTAATAAATTCATCTGTATAGTGTTATCGATGAAACAGAAATCACGACTAGTTTCGCCATCACCGTTGATAAATACATCTTCACCTTTAATCATTGCAGCAGTCCACTTCGGAATCACTGCTGCATATGCTCCATTTGGATCTTGACGTTTACCAAACACGTTAAAGTAACGCAAGCCAATCGTTTGGAAATCATAAGTTTTGGCAAATACGTCAGCGTATAGCTCGTTCACATACTTGGTAACAGCATAAGGCGACAAAGGCTTACCAATTATGTCTTCCACCTTCGGTAAGCCCGGATGATCTCCATAAGTTGAACTACTAGCAGCGTAAGTGAAGCTATCAACCTGAGCGTCACGGGCAGCTACCAACATATTGAGAAAACCATTAATATTTGTGCCATTAGTAGTGATAGGGTCATTTATCGAGCGAGGGACGGAACCTAATGCTGCTTGATGCAATACGTAGTCGACACCTTCGCAAGCTTTTTGACAATCATCCAAATTACGAATGTCGCCTTTTATAAAGTTGAAACGTGCCCATTGATCTATAGAGACTAAGCTTTTGACCTCATCAAGATTACGTTGATGACCTGTAGCATAATTATCGAGGCCGACTACCTCCTGATCAAGTTTTAGCAGTGTTTCTAGAAGATTAGAACCAATAAATCCAGCGACACCAGTAATAAGCCAGGTTTTAGAATTCTTTGGCAATTCCTGAAGAAGTTGTTCGTAACGAGTCATATGCACTTCTTAAATTTGAATAGATTTTTTTGACCAAGATTAAACTCGGCCTCCATTAATTCAGATCTAGATACCTTTAGAGGCGCAGATCGGACTCTTCAGCTGGCAGTAAATATTTCAGATCATACAACACATGTTCTGACTTGCCGAGTTTGCGGATATTCTCTACGCCTAATGCCTTGAACTGGCTATGGCCTACAGCGACAACGATACCGTCATAGCTGTTAATTGATGGCTCTATAACTGGGGTAATACCATATTCATGTTCGGCTTCAGCTATCGATACCCACGGATCGTATACCTCAACCTCTATGTTGTATTCACCTAGTTCTTTTACGATATCTACAACACGGGTATTACGTAGGTCAGGGCAGTTTTCTTTAAACGCTAGTCCCATAATTAGTACTTTTGCACCATCAACATGAATGCGTTTTTTCATCATGCATTTAACTAGCTGTGACACTACATAAGCGCCCATACTGTCATTCAAACGACGACCTGCGAGAATAATTTCTGGATGGTAGCCAATGGATTGCGCCTTGTGGGTCAAATAGTAGGGGTCTACTCCTATGCAGTGACCGCCAACCAGGCCAGGGCGGAAAGGCAAGAAATTCCATTTAGTACCAGCTGCTTGCAAGACGGCTTCTGTATCAATATCCATTTTATTGAAAATCACTGCTAGCTCGTTAATTAGAGCAATATTCAAATCACGCTGAGTATTTTCGATAACCTTGGCGGCTTCAGCTACCTTGATGCTGCTTGCCTTATGGGTGCCTGCTGTAATAACTTCATTGTATAATGCATCTATCAGCTCAGCTGCTTCGGGAGTAGAGCCGGAGGTTACTTTTTTAATATTAGTGACTCGGTGCTCTTTATCACCTGGATTAATACGCTCAGGGCTATAACCTGCGAAAAAATCAATGTTGTATTTTAAGCCCGAATTCTTTTCCAGTACCGGTATGCACTCTTCTTCTGTAGCGCCGGGATAAACCGTAGATTCATAAATGACAATATCGCCATGTTTCAGCGTTTTACCAATCGTTTCTGAAGCTTTGTATAGTGGTGTTAGATCAGGTTGTTTATGTTCATCAATCGGTGTAGGGACGGTCACAATATAAACATTAGCTGACTCTAGCTCAGTTATTGTTGCCGTAAATATCAGCTGATCAGCCTCTTTCATTTCATCGCTTTCAACTTCAAGCGTGCTGTCGTGGCCTTTACGGAGTGCGTCAATTCGCGACTGGTTAATATCAAAGCCGATGACAGATCGCTTTTTACCAAACTCTACGGCGAGAGGTAGGCCAACGTAACCGAGACCGATGATGGCGAGCTTGATGTCTTCGAGTTTGTGCATTTGAGGATAATCCTAAGCGACTAGAATGGGATAATATTAAGATCTGACGATACTATTTAATAAACCTGAGTAAGCTTAGCGTTCGCAAACTATTGGCCTAATGTTAATCTATTATTTTAACTCTTAGCATTGTAGCTAAGCTTAAAAGTACATTTTAGACACGCTACCGCCCTAAGATTATCGGGCGTATTCTCAATGCCCTCCTCATTAATATTCAAAACGACTGAAATAATCCAGCTTTATACATTTTCGTTCTTAATCCCAAGGCAGTTTTTGGCTGTTTAGGACATTAACCAATTACTCTGATATAGTTTTATAACTGTATTGATAGTAACCATATCCATAGCTATTGACGGCTTTACGCTCCATTGCGTTTAGAATGGCACCTTTAACAACTACACCACCGTTTTCTAAACGGCGTGTGGTTAGCTTTATTTCTTGTAAAGTATTGAGTTCAAAACGCACCAACAGTAGCGTTGTGCCACAGTGATGACCCACAATGACGGGATCAGTTACCGCTAGCACTGGAGGGGTATCTACAATTACTAAGTCGTACTGCTGCTCAACTTCTGCCAGCATTTGTGCAAAACGCTCGCCCATTAACAACTCAGAGGGGTTGGGTGGAGCAATGCCACGGCTCATATAGCTTAAGCCCTCTACATTATTACTGCCGCGGACTTGGGTCTGCCAAGTACTACGGCCTGAAAGCACATCGGAAAGCCCGTTGGTACTCCCCCCCCCAAAGGCGTGATGAATATGGCCTTTGCGCATATCAGCATCAATCACCAGTACTCGCTGCCCCGCTTGAGCACATACGGCGGCTAGATTTACCGAAATAAAGCTTTTACCAATGCCAGGGCTTGAGCCGGTAATCATCAGGCAATTATTTTTGGCTTCCAGCATCGCGAAATGCAGGCTGGTACGCAGGCCACGCAACGCTTCAATGGAAAGGTCCGCAGGGTCGCGCTCGGCCAAAATAGCCGTAGTGATTTCGTGGCTACGCTTATCACCTTTATTTTTTACTTTACGCACAAGCTTCTGCTGGGCATCAGAGCGCGGCACTGTGGCGTACACCGGCAACCCGGCCTGTTCAATCTGTTCTGGAGTTTCAATACCACGACGAAGCAACCCCATCACGAGCACAACACCCACCGCTAGCATGCCGCCCAGTAAAGTAGCTAACACCACAATCAGTGATTTTTTGGGCGCAATGGCGTTAGAGCTGACTAGTGCACTATCAATAATGCGCACATTGCCCACAGTACCCGCGCGGGTCATTTGTAACTCTTGGGTTTTATTCAGTACATTGACGTAAATGGCTTGCGTTACCTCAACATCGCGGGTGCGGCGCACCACTTCTTGTTGTGTTTCAGGTAGCTGGCTGACCCGCTCGTTTAAATCATTTAAATCGTTTTGAATAACGCTTTTCTGGCGCAGCAGCGCTTGATAACTAGGGTGGCTGGGCGTAAAACGCTGGGCTAATTCCGCCTCTTGGAACTTCACCTCATTCAGCCGTTCTTCAAGCTCTATATAGCGCGCAATCGCTGCTTGGGATTCGGTGTTTAAATCCACGCTATCCGCTTCTACTCGGTATTCGTTCAAGCGATTTTCTGCTTCAGAAAGCTGCGCCTTCAATTCAGGTGATTGCTCTTCTAAAAAGGCCAGGCTTTGTTCTGCTTGGGCTGACTGGCGCTCAACGTTTTGCGTTAGAAACGTTTCAGTCACCGCATCCAACGAGCGTTTAATTTCTTGCTTGTCGCCACCGGTTAGAGTTAGCCGTAACATGCCGGTACTGCTGCTACGAGTACCACCTACTTCACTGACGCTCAAACGTCCTTGCAGACGCCTAGTCGCTCCAGAATTTTGTAGCTTTGTCAGGGTGAACTCCGCCCCTGGGGCGGCGGTTAGTTCAACCACGCTTACCTTAACGCCATCATTCAAAAAGCTGCTTAATGCGCCCACTTGGCCAGCGCCTATACGCTCATCTTCCCACCAGAGCGAGTACTCACCTTCTTCACTCTCTACCTTTAAAGTAAATAGCTCACTTCTGTAGGCATCATCTACCTCTAAACGGCCGACTTGGATATGTTCATTGCCCCAAACGGCAGCATTGCCTTGCATAAAATTTGGGCGTTCAATGGCATAGCGCTGGATAAACCCGCCGATAATGGGCAGCCTGTTTGGCTCTACGACCGTGTCTAGCCCTACGCGATCCACCACTTGCCCTAACACCATGCGCGACTGCAGGATCTGTACTTCTGCTGACGTCATTGATTCGGTTTCTTGACCTAACATGTCACCTAGGTTGGCCAACGGATTTAAAGACGCCTTCTGCTCTACCTGGACTAACGCATCACCTTGATAGACAGGCGTCGATAACAAGGCGAACACCACCCCTAGCGCGGCAAACAGCACAGTGACGCCCGCAATCCACCATTTGTGGTCTAGCAGAAGGCCTATCAGGCGCCCTAGATCTATTTCATTATCACTGTTGGCAGGAGGCTGCGGGGTCGTTACATCACTCATTCTTTATTTACATCCACGTTTGCTAATTAGGGCTCGTTCTTTACAACCATTTAGAACAGTTTTCACGCTAGCTTTTTGATCCACAGCTCAGTGGCTTGGGCCACTAGCTGGTGAACATGCTCAAAGGCTTCCAAGCTTTTTTGGTAGGGATCGGGAATATCACGCCCCTGGCCTTCTTCCAACCAATGGCCTAAGCGCATTGTTTTACCCATCACGGCCGGTGCAAGCTCAGCTACTGCCCGGCGTTGGCCGTCGCTCATGACTAATATCAAATCAGCCGCCTGAAGCATCTCAGGCGTTAGCTGCCGTGCTTTGTGGCTGCTAACGTTTAGGCCTGCCTGTTCCGCTAGCTGCCGGGCCGTGGGGTCAACGCCCTCATCCACTCTTGCGCCCAACCCCGCCGATGAAAACTCTTTGCCCGGAAGGCGCGCACGCAGCATGGCCTCTGCTACTGGGCTGCGGCATATATTGCCAATGCATACCACTAAAATACGCTGAAACATTATTTAACACTTCCTGCTGCGTGCGCGTTACTCACTGCTAATCATGGCTTTATCTAAGCGTAATGATTATCCGCTGAGCGCTGCTTAAAGCCTGTACGGCAATGCCCAAGCCTCAAGCTATCGCCTTTATACCAGTGCTTTGTTACAAATCGCGTGAATCACTAACACTTTCCCCGGCAAAACCAGGTAAGCGTATAGACGGCAACAGTTGACTAATCACACGGTTCCAACGGGCAATGGGTGCGGTGGTCACATAGACCACGTCGTTTGGCTGCATTGAAAAGCCGCTGCCTAGCACCAGCGCTGCCGCATTGCCAATATCTAATTGGTAAACCGTAGCCAGGCGCTCGCTGCCTTGCTCATTACCGCGAATTACAAAAATGCCGGATGGCTCAGCGGTGGCTTCATCCACCCCGCCCGCACGCGAAAGCACATCGGTCAGCGACAACCGCTCGTTACCTAGGCGCACGTTACCTGGCTTAAGAACTTGCCCCATTACCGCCACGGCCTGGTTTTCTGAACTAGGCACGTGCAGCACATCACCGTCTTGTAATAAACGGTTCTGGCTTTGATCGCCCTCACGCATCAGGCGAAATAGCGAAAGGCGTTCTTCGACTCCGTTACGAGTTAGATATATTTCATGCCAGTTGGCTTCTTCCCCAGCGCCGCCCGCTTGGCTAATCGCATCGGCCACGGTGAGAGGCACCGTGGTAACAGGCACGCTACCCGGCTGCCCAACCGCCCCACTGACTAAGACTTTTTGTGAGCGAAAGGCTGCGATATTCACATCTACCTGAGGCTCTTGAATTACACCTGCTAAGCGCTGTGACAATAAACGGCGAACTTCTTCAAGGCTCAAACCGGCTACTTGGAGGTGGCCGGCAAACGGATAAAAAATGGTGCCGTCGTTGCGCACCTGATTACCGGCATCTTCTGCGCGGCGCTCGCTGCCCGCAGGAATAGTTAGCTCTGGGTGGTCATAAACAATAATGGTAAGCACGTCACCGGGGCCGATTAGGTATTCCCAGGTGTCAATTGCTTGGCTTAACTCTGCTGACATTGGCGTAGCGCGGTTGCCTATACGGGGCATAGAGGCAATTAAGCCTGGGGTAATCGGCTGTACATCAACGAGGTCGTCAATAGGGGCGGCTTGGGTGTTGTAATCCATATGCCCGCCGGGCGCCAGCGCGCAGCCAGAAAGTGCAAGCACGCCGATTAAGGCGGCAGCAAAAGGTAGCCGCCGCAGAGGGCGTGCGGCAATACGACACTGATACATCCGCTTTACTCAAGTGGTGGGTTATCACGACACCTGTAACACTTTTGCTAGCAGGCTTACTTGTTTGAATCGTTAACTTTTATGAGCCTGGCATCCTACCTAACTCGGCATCAATACGCTAGAAGAAATCTAACAATCATGGCTGTATGTAGCTGACTATTTTCCTGCCCATTTTTAGTACTTTTCACAGCCTAAACTATCGAGTAATTATCATCACTTAGACACTTAACTTGATACCTTTATTAAGTAGCACTATTTAATATTATCGTGTCATAAAAAAGCACCAAATGAGTCACTAATATGTCTAAATCCTAATCTATCCTATAGGCCACAGCCTGGCCGCCAGCCCTATGGTTGATGCTTTTTGTCCGCCAGCCTCGCTCTTGCGATGCAGGTGGCAGCATTTGCCACCCATTATGACTAGCTAATTGAAACGATGGTGCGGCGCGTTGATAAAAACAGATCAAAATTTTAGTTTGGGACTATGCTTGGGATGAGTTGCGCGCTACTATTTAGGCAATATTTTGTCTTAGATTTTTACGCGCAGATTACTTTTTTGCGCTAAACATTAAGCCAATATTGTTTTGCACTTAATTCTTGCTGATAGGAGATAGCGTTATGATGAAGAAATCACTGGCTTTTCTAGCCATTGCCGGCATGTTAGCTTCGCCTTTGGCGCTGGCTCAAACGCCACCTACCGCTACTGGCGGCAGTACCTCTACAAGCACGCCTACCAATGCAAGCACACCCACCGCTAGCGGTGGTGTAGCGGGTGGCGGTGCAGCTACGGGTGGTTTGGCAGGCGCACTAGGTGTTAGCACAACGGTACTCGTTGTTGGTGCTGCGAGCCTTGTGGTTCTGGGTGTTGCCGTTGCCTCTGCAGATTCAGCCGGTTCTAGTGGCACTACCGGCACGAACTGAGGTTGCGCTTGAAATCTTCTATTCGGCACTTGCCTCTTTGTTGTTCTGCGTTACCCAAAAGCCGCCTAACAGCGGCTTTTGTGCGTCATGCATTGGCCCTCGCCATCGGCGGTGGCCTGTTTACCCTGAGCGGCTGTAGCGTTATTGAGAACTCACCTGCCGGCAGGGCCGTGGCACTTTTAAGCCCTAGCAGTGGCCAGGCCACCGCCGAACAGGCGGAAAGCATTGCGTTTGCTTCTCTTTCGATTACTACCTCTACTCAACGGGGCTTAGTTGTATTAGGCGCCCAGGGCGGGGAGCAGACGCATTGGCCCATGGCAGAAAGTGGCTTTTTAAGCCTTTACCAGGGCGGGCTCTATGCGGCCGCGACCGCACAGGGGGATTTGTTAGCTACTCGCTATTCGCTCGCTAACGAAGTTAGCGCTCGCATGCCTTGGCAGCTTAATTCCCCTGCGGTCTTTAGCATAGAACGCCATTGGGTTGATCAGGCAGGCCTTAGCCATGCCCAGCGTGCAAAGGGTCGTATGCTGTGTGGCCCTGCTGAGCAGCGCTCGCTGTTACTCACCGCGCTTTCTCTTCAGCCTTGCCAGGCCACTTATGCTTGGGATAACGGGCAAATCACACAGGTGTTGTGGTGGAGAGACCCTGCTACGCTGCGGCTGTGGGAAGTTGAAGAGCAGGCTTGGCCCCAGGGCCCTGAGATTAGCTGGCAAGTTGCTCGGCCATGGTGGGATAGCGAATAACAACGCTTACGTTAGCCCCCCTAAATAATCGTATTACGTTACTCGATGCCGCTAAAGCGAGAGATATGAGAATTACAACTTACCGCTCTAACTGCTGGGCGTACGTATCGTTAACTAAACGCTTGTTCACTACGGCATTACTGGCAGGCTCAGTGCTGTTAACCACAGCAGCGATTAGTCGTGCCGATACTGTTGCACCTGCGGCGCCTACGCTTGCCGATGCCTGGCTTGAAACATTGCCGCAGCTAACGGAACCCGTTAGCTGGAGCCATGCGTATGCATTATTGGCCGCTGATCAAGAGCGCTTTCAGCAAGAGCGGCGCTACCTAGTTGAAGAGCTTAATACGCTTATTATTAGTGCACAGGCAGCTGGCAATACACTCTATCGACAAACCATCGCCGCGTGGCGAGACACGTTGCGCAGCTTAGAAGGCCAGCCGCTGCGCAGCCCTGAGCGCTTAGATTTACTGAAGCTGGGCACTAACCTGCGTGAAGCCCCGCTGCTTGACCGCGTTATTCATTGGGGCGCTTGCGAAATACCTACCTGGGTAGAAGTTTGGGGGCTACAAGGCGTTACTCGCACCGCTTGGCAACCTGGCATGACGCTCGATACGCTCGCCCACGGCCTCAACGCCCGCGCCTTTACGTCTATCGATTATGTGCACCTTGTTACTCCTCAGGCCGAGGTGATCCGGCGCGGCATTGCTGCCTGGAACCATGAAGATACCCCGCTTGCCCCCGGTAGCCGCATCGCGATTGAACTGCCCACTCGGCAAGGATTGATGGGGGCGCTACCGTTTCCAGGCACGACCCATGAGCTTGATATTATTAATCAGCGGCTGCCTGGCGTGCTAGCTGCGCAACTTCCTGGCGACCAGTGCACTCAATGGCAAGCTCAATAATGTATCCCTTGGCTTTTTACGGTTTTAATCGCGTTGGCTCTAAACGTTTGTCAGTGTGTGCGCTGTTAGCAACGACCAGTTTCTTGTCGTGCTCGGCAGCGGCTGATGGTATTGCTGGG
This DNA window, taken from Vreelandella profundi, encodes the following:
- a CDS encoding lipopolysaccharide biosynthesis protein gives rise to the protein MTTSNQKKFFKLKLWKNKAFSGPASVVLNGMLTLAMGSIVARIIGFASIPILTRLYSPEDFGMLAFFISVVSMLAPIVTLRYVLAVPLPRNDGIAINLMLLSVFLMFFMSLIVAFLLFLFGERLFSYFSMQMLEPYWWLIFLGLVGGSGYEILSIWATRKRAYKPIAHTTAIQSLTGNLIKLVLGFLAIKPFGLLIGQVVATSGGIVSLSIRFKEDFIRNQKHIRLSRIKLVALRYRNFPIYRLPSQFLLVFCAQAPLLFTALIYDAQTTGQLGLALMALSLPIGLLSSSMSRAYYAEISHIGKSQPGKIREITLSMLKKLFVISLLPALVLAIFGEFIFSIIFGKEWQLAGQLAELLAIYLVFQFLQVPVSRILFVFEGHILLLILNVQRAVIVTGCFAAAYYNQMTVTSVIFLYSIMLSAQYVLSIFYTLKFIPEQEMSHGSNS
- a CDS encoding NAD-dependent epimerase/dehydratase family protein, translated to MTRYEQLLQELPKNSKTWLITGVAGFIGSNLLETLLKLDQEVVGLDNYATGHQRNLDEVKSLVSIDQWARFNFIKGDIRNLDDCQKACEGVDYVLHQAALGSVPRSINDPITTNGTNINGFLNMLVAARDAQVDSFTYAASSSTYGDHPGLPKVEDIIGKPLSPYAVTKYVNELYADVFAKTYDFQTIGLRYFNVFGKRQDPNGAYAAVIPKWTAAMIKGEDVFINGDGETSRDFCFIDNTIQMNLLAATTENVDAKNLVYNVALGDRTTLNELFAAIQKALKVNGIYYPKTQQHRAFRSGDVRHSQADIGRATKYLGYRPEFKIEKGIDLAMPWYILNMNRLQ
- the tviB gene encoding Vi polysaccharide biosynthesis UDP-N-acetylglucosamine C-6 dehydrogenase TviB produces the protein MHKLEDIKLAIIGLGYVGLPLAVEFGKKRSVIGFDINQSRIDALRKGHDSTLEVESDEMKEADQLIFTATITELESANVYIVTVPTPIDEHKQPDLTPLYKASETIGKTLKHGDIVIYESTVYPGATEEECIPVLEKNSGLKYNIDFFAGYSPERINPGDKEHRVTNIKKVTSGSTPEAAELIDALYNEVITAGTHKASSIKVAEAAKVIENTQRDLNIALINELAVIFNKMDIDTEAVLQAAGTKWNFLPFRPGLVGGHCIGVDPYYLTHKAQSIGYHPEIILAGRRLNDSMGAYVVSQLVKCMMKKRIHVDGAKVLIMGLAFKENCPDLRNTRVVDIVKELGEYNIEVEVYDPWVSIAEAEHEYGITPVIEPSINSYDGIVVAVGHSQFKALGVENIRKLGKSEHVLYDLKYLLPAEESDLRL
- a CDS encoding polysaccharide biosynthesis tyrosine autokinase, whose protein sequence is MSDVTTPQPPANSDNEIDLGRLIGLLLDHKWWIAGVTVLFAALGVVFALLSTPVYQGDALVQVEQKASLNPLANLGDMLGQETESMTSAEVQILQSRMVLGQVVDRVGLDTVVEPNRLPIIGGFIQRYAIERPNFMQGNAAVWGNEHIQVGRLEVDDAYRSELFTLKVESEEGEYSLWWEDERIGAGQVGALSSFLNDGVKVSVVELTAAPGAEFTLTKLQNSGATRRLQGRLSVSEVGGTRSSSTGMLRLTLTGGDKQEIKRSLDAVTETFLTQNVERQSAQAEQSLAFLEEQSPELKAQLSEAENRLNEYRVEADSVDLNTESQAAIARYIELEERLNEVKFQEAELAQRFTPSHPSYQALLRQKSVIQNDLNDLNERVSQLPETQQEVVRRTRDVEVTQAIYVNVLNKTQELQMTRAGTVGNVRIIDSALVSSNAIAPKKSLIVVLATLLGGMLAVGVVLVMGLLRRGIETPEQIEQAGLPVYATVPRSDAQQKLVRKVKNKGDKRSHEITTAILAERDPADLSIEALRGLRTSLHFAMLEAKNNCLMITGSSPGIGKSFISVNLAAVCAQAGQRVLVIDADMRKGHIHHAFGGGSTNGLSDVLSGRSTWQTQVRGSNNVEGLSYMSRGIAPPNPSELLMGERFAQMLAEVEQQYDLVIVDTPPVLAVTDPVIVGHHCGTTLLLVRFELNTLQEIKLTTRRLENGGVVVKGAILNAMERKAVNSYGYGYYQYSYKTISE
- a CDS encoding low molecular weight protein-tyrosine-phosphatase, with protein sequence MFQRILVVCIGNICRSPVAEAMLRARLPGKEFSSAGLGARVDEGVDPTARQLAEQAGLNVSSHKARQLTPEMLQAADLILVMSDGQRRAVAELAPAVMGKTMRLGHWLEEGQGRDIPDPYQKSLEAFEHVHQLVAQATELWIKKLA
- a CDS encoding polysaccharide export protein; the protein is MYQCRIAARPLRRLPFAAALIGVLALSGCALAPGGHMDYNTQAAPIDDLVDVQPITPGLIASMPRIGNRATPMSAELSQAIDTWEYLIGPGDVLTIIVYDHPELTIPAGSERRAEDAGNQVRNDGTIFYPFAGHLQVAGLSLEEVRRLLSQRLAGVIQEPQVDVNIAAFRSQKVLVSGAVGQPGSVPVTTVPLTVADAISQAGGAGEEANWHEIYLTRNGVEERLSLFRLMREGDQSQNRLLQDGDVLHVPSSENQAVAVMGQVLKPGNVRLGNERLSLTDVLSRAGGVDEATAEPSGIFVIRGNEQGSERLATVYQLDIGNAAALVLGSGFSMQPNDVVYVTTAPIARWNRVISQLLPSIRLPGFAGESVSDSRDL